The Leptodactylus fuscus isolate aLepFus1 chromosome 3, aLepFus1.hap2, whole genome shotgun sequence genome has a segment encoding these proteins:
- the LOC142198411 gene encoding uncharacterized protein LOC142198411, producing the protein MDKDRTEITRRILDFTLEIISLLSGEEYSLVKKTSGDCGALSSRGPITEPGGGGSRSRGPITEPGGGGSRSRGPITAPPPLSLIHEQKILELTNKMLELLTGEVPIRCQDVAVYFSMEEWEYLEGHEDRYKEVMMEDPRPPRTSHDNRSKDLEENDNVEDEDMVYTPNVHPGHHSTDPSYNPPNHEEPSHQPQIVTTSTRKKGGERFQWEGGKEFNKSSDLLTQRRSQPGDEPSSCSEHGEYFKDKSNVVTYERSHTEEKSFICPECGTCFSNKSNLEKHEKIHTGEKPYSRPESENSFISKAKLNDHQRSHTGEKPYSCAECGKCFQHKSSLTKHQRKHKGEKPYSCSECEKSYISKYELNEHQRSHTGEKPYSCAECGKCFQHRTNFTKHQRTHKGEKPYSCSECGKCFMTKYCFIVHQRTHTGEKPYSCSECGQCFIDGSKLIRHQRIHTGEKPYSCSECGKCFVDKSRLLAHQDHHIGVKPYSCFDCKKSFRTKHSFIVHQRSHTGEKPYSCSECGKCFTAKAQLVRHQRIHTGEKRYLCSECGKCFIDKSNLTKHQRIHTGEKPYSCAECGKCFTDLSAFGRHKRFHTEEKPYQ; encoded by the exons gaatactcactggtgaagaagacatcggggGACTGTGGGGCCCTCagcagccggggccccatcacagagccaggaggaggagggagcaggagccggggccccatcacagagccaggaggaggagggagcaggagccggggccccatcacagcccctcccccgctctccctgatacatgagcagaagattctagaactcaccaacaagatgctggagctgctgactggagag gttcctataaggtgtcaggatgtcgctgtctatttctccatggaggagtgggagtatttagaaggacacgaggatcggtacaaggaggtgatgatggaggacccccggcccccccggacatcacatg ACAATCGCAGTAAGGACCTTGAGGAAAACGATAACGTAGAAGATGAAGATATGGTATACACCcctaatgtacatccaggacATCACAGTACAGATCCCTCATATAATCCGCCgaatcatgaggaaccttctCACCAACCACAGATTGTGACCACAAGCACCAGGAAGAAAGGGGGGGAAAGGTTTCAATGGGAAGGTGGAAAAGAGTTTAATAAGAGCTCAGATCTTCTTACACAGAGAAGAAGTCAACCAGGAGATGAGCCATCTTCATGTTCAGAACATGGAGAATATTTCAAAGACAAATCAAATGTTGTTACatatgagagaagtcacacagaagagaagtcatttatatgtccagaatgtgggactTGTTTTAGCAATAAATcaaaccttgaaaaacatgaaaaaattcacacaggagagaagccatattcacgTCCAGAATCTGAGAATTCTTTTATATCTAAAGCCAAACTAAATgatcatcagagaagtcacacaggagagaagccgtattcatgtgcagaatgtgggaaatgttttcaaCATAAATCAAGCCTCACTAAACATCAAAGAAAACacaaaggagagaagccatattcatgttcagaatgtgagaaatcttATATATCTAAATACGAACTAAATgaacatcagagaagtcacacgggagagaagccgtattcatgtgcagaatgtgggaaatgttttcaaCATAGAACAAACTTCactaaacatcaaagaactcacaaaggagagaaaccatattcatgttcagagtgcGGTAAATGTTTTATGACAAAGTATTGTTTTATTgtgcatcagagaactcacacaggagagaagccatattcatgttctgaatgtggacaatgttttatagatggatCAAAACtcattagacatcagagaattcacacaggagagaagccgtattcatgttctgaatgcggAAAATGTTTTGTAGATAAATCAAGACTCCTTGCACATCAGGATCATCACATTGGAgtgaagccgtattcatgttttGATTGTAAGAAATCTTTTAGAACAAAGCATAGTTTTATTGtgcatcagagaagtcacacaggagagaagccatattcatgttctgaatgtggaaaaTGCTTTACAGCTAAAGCCcaacttgttagacatcagagaattcacacaggagagaagcgatacttatgttctgaatgtggaaaatgttttatagataaatcaAATCTTACtaaacatcaaagaattcacacaggagagaagccgtattcatgtgcagaatgtgggaaatgttttacagatcTATCAGCTTTCGGTAGACATAAGAGATTTCACACAGAAGAGAAGCCATATCAATga